Part of the Crossiella cryophila genome, CTGCTTTCCCTTCGAGACTTGCCCGATCAGTTCCTCATAGGTGATGACCCCGCCGACCAGCCCGGCGGCCAGCGCCCGCACCAGGTCCGCCACCGAGGTGTCCGCCTCGACGGCGACGTGCTTGAGCGCCTTCTTCTCCGCCGGGGAGATCCAGGCGACCAGCCGCGACCAGCCTTCGGGTGGCGTCCACCGGGCCAGCGCGGCCGGATCTTTGCGGGGTCGTCCCCTTCCCCTGGCCTCATCCATGGGGAAACCGTAGTTCGGTCTTTGCTGCTGTGTCAATTGGCATAACAGTAAATGGCGAGTCGCCTGAACGGCCCAAGCTGCCTCAGTGCTGCGGGCGGGAGGATGGAGCCGAGCGAGCCTGAGGGGGAATCGCTTGATGGCGAGGTCAGAGCCGGACCGGGTGCACAACGAGATCACCACGAAGACCGCGTCCCAGGTGACGCAGATCGGGGTGGTGCACGGTGGCCAGCACATCCACCTGACGGTCGGCGCGCCTGCCGACCCGCTGGTGGCGGCCGCCGAGGACCTGGCCCGTGCGGTGCGGGCCCAGTGGCGGGCGGAGGAAGAGCGGCTGCGGATCTCGGTGCCGTTTCCGCTGCCGGTCCGGTGGCGGCGCGCGGATGAGGTGCCGGCCGACCACTGGGCCACCATCCGCTGTCTGCCTGCCGGGGCCGCCGCCGAGCCGTTGGCCCTGGACGGCGGGCTGGACAAGGTCGTGGAGGTCTACCAGCGGGTGCCGTCCGGGCGGCTGGTGGTGCTGGGCAAACCTGGGTCCGGCAAGACAATCCTGACCCTGCGGTTCGTGCTGGATCTGCTGGCGGAGCGCACCGGCGCCGAGGCCGTGCCGGTCATCTTCAGTCTGGCCGCCTGGGATCCGACCGCGATCACGCTGGAGAGCTGGCTGGTCAGCCGGTTGCGCAACGACTACCCGGTACTGGCCGCCGGGCGGTCCGCGGCCGTCGAGCTGGTCAGGGACCGCCGGGTGCTGCCGGTGCTGGACGGGTTCGACGAGATCGCGCACGGTCTGCACGCCACCGCGCTGGCCGAGCTGAACGCCACCGCGATGCCGCTGCTGCTCACCGGCCGCACCGAGCAGTACGTGGCGGCGGTGGCCAATGCCCGGGTGCTCTCCGCCGCGGCCGTGGTCGAGCTGGCCGATCTGACCCCGGCGGATCTGACCGACTACCTGTCACGCATCGCTCGTGCGGACGGCGGATGGGCTGCGGTCCTGCACGAATTGCACGACAGCCCCCGGAGCGCGGCGGGAACGGAGCTGGCCGCGGTGCTGAGCACCCCGTTGATGGTCGCGATGGCCCGGGGTGTCTACAGCGACGTGCCCGGCAAGGACCCGGCCGAACTGCTGGACCGTGGCCGGTTCGGTTCCCGCGCGGCCATCGAGACCTACCTCATCGGCGCGTTCACCACCGCCGCCTACCAGCGTCCGCCGGAGCCCGGCCACCGGCGCTGGGACCCTGAGCTGGCCGAACGCTGGCTGGGTTATCTCGCCTGGCACCTGAACCGGCTTGGCAAACCCGACCTCCAGTGGTGGCAACTCGGCGGCAGCCTGCGCCGCTGGATCCGGGTACTGGTGGTCGGGCTGGTGTCCGGTCTGGCGACCGGGCTGATGGTGGCGGTCGTGGACACCCTGGGGTCCGGGAGCGTGCGCGGGCTGGCCAACGGGCTGTTGCAGGGTCTGTTGACCGGGACAGCCTTCAGTGTCGTGCACTGGGGAGTGCTGTGGCTCGCCCCCGGCGCGCTGGAACCGGCCAGGGTGCGGATGCGACTGCGTGGGGCGGCCGGTCTGCCGCGTGTGCAGCTCTGCCGGCGCGTGCGGTGGGCACTGGTGCTCGGGCTGCTCTTCGGTGTGGCGTCCGCCTGCGTGCGTCAGATCCAGACCGCGCTGGTCCTGGGCACTTTCGAGCCGTTCGGTGTCCTGATCGTGGACGCGATCGTCTATGTGCCGCTGTACGGGCTCGCCGCCGCGGCCACCGCCCTGGTCACGGCCTGGCTGGAAACCCCGCTGGATACCAAGGCCGCCCTCAGCCCGACCTCCCTGCTCCGGACCAGCCGGGAGCACGAGACCATCCGGCTGCTCGTCGTGGTCCCGGTGTTCCTGCTGGTGATGGGGTTCGGCACCGGAGCTCTCGTCGCACTCATCCGGGCACCCGCGGCCGAGTTCGGGATCGGCGTCCTCTGGAACCTGCCCTTCGCGCTGGCGGTGGGCACCAGCACCGGTCTCAGCGCGGCGTTCGGCTATGTGCTCAGTGCGACCGCCTGGGGTCAGTGGCTGGCGCTGTCCCGGGTGTGGCTGCCGCTGACCGGCAGGCTGCCCTGGTCGTTGCCCGCCTTCCTGGCCGACGCGCGTCAGCGGGGTGTGCTGCGGCAGGCGGGGTCGGCCTACCAGTTCCGTCATGCCCGCTGCCAGGACCACCTCGCCCATGCCTACCAGGCACGACGGCAGGAAGTGCCACTCGGTGGCGAGGTGGACCGGGCCTGACGGCGAGTCACTTGGCCATGAGTTGGTCCAATTGGCGTTCGGCGCGTTCGGCGCGGGCCAGGGTTTGGGCGCGGGCCTCGTCCAGGGCAGCCAGGCGTTCCTCGGCGGTGGTGCGGGCGGATTCGACCGCGGCGGCCAGGTCCCTGGTGTGGGTTTCGCGCAGGGCGCGGAGTTCGGCTCGGGTGTGGTCGAGTTCCTCGCGGGCGTCCTTGGCGGACTGGTCGGCGCGGTCGGCTCGGGTGATGGCCTCGGTGCGGGCCTGCTCGGCCTTGGTGATCTGGATCTGGGCGGTGCGTTCGGCGTGCTGGGTGGCGGTGGCGGCTTCCTGTTTGATCTGGGCGATGGTGTTGGTGGCCTCGCGCTGGGCGCGTTCCACCGCGGCCGCGGCATCGCGTTGTACCTGGTCGATGGAGGCGGCGGCGTCGCGCTGGGCTTGTTCGACGTCCTTGGCGGCCTGGCGGCGGGCCTGTTCGGCCTGGGCCACCGATTCCTCGCGGGCGCGCTCGATCTCCGCGGCGGTGTCCCGGCGGATGCCCTGGATGAGGACCTCGGCCTCGTTGCGGGCGGCGAGGACTTCTTCGGTGGCCTGACGGGTGGCGGTCTGGGCCTGCGCCTCGGCGTGGTCGCGGGCGGCCAGGGCGGTGATCGCCTCCTGCTCGGCGGACTCGGCGGCACCGGCCGCGTCATCGGCGGCGGCTTCGGCCTGGGCGCGGGCGGCCTCGGCTTCGCGGCGGGCAGAGTCGGCGGCGAGCGCGGTGGACTCGGCCTCGGCGATCCGGCGGGCGGCGTCGGCCTGGACCGCCTGCATCTGAGCCTCGGCGGCGCTGGGGTCGGCCAGGGTGGACAGTTCGGTGACCGCGGAGTTGAGGGTCTGGTTGAGCTGGCCGGCCAGGGTGCGGAACTGGGTCAGAAGCTCGTCAGCGCGTAGCCGGGCCGCGGTAACGGGTCCAGCCTGTTTCGTCACGGTGACGATGGATTCCGCAGCTTCTTCGCCCTGTTGCTGGCGTTGACGTTCTCGCCAGGCCCGCCAGCGGGTGTGTTCGGGCAGGTCGCAGTACTCCGAGGGGCGTCCTGGGCCGCCGGTGCGGGCGATCGGGCGGCTACAGCCCGGGTAGTTGCATATTCCGGCCTCACGGGTCACTTCGACGTTCACCGGGGAATCGTAGCGTTGTTTACGTCGCGAGCACACGTAACGACACGAAACGAAACCGGATGTCGGGGATTTGGGCGATGCAGACGAAAGCCCTGGTTGACCTCCGATAAGTGAACATTATCGGAGGTCAACCAGGGCTGGGTTGAGCTGGTCGGTCAGGTTGACTTTGGTTTGCGTTGCGTTGGTGCGACTAAACGTTATTGTGACGTATCAGCGTTGTAGCGACGGAGCGCGCAGAAGTAGCCGATGGCGGTCAGGAGTAGGCACCAGCCGATGGCGAAGATCCAGCTGGTGCCGATCGGCGTGCCGGTCAGCAGGCCGCGCAGGGTGTCGATGATCGGGGTGAACGGCTGGTACTGGGCGACCAGCGCCACCCCGTCGGACATGGCCGCGGTCGGGATGAACGCACTGCTGAGGAACGGCAGGAACTGGAGCGGGAAGGCCGCGGTGTTGGCGCCGCCCACGGTCTTGGTGGCCAGGCCGATGGCCACCGCGAGCCAGGTGAAGGCGATGATCACCAGGGACACCAGGCCGAGCACGGCCAGCCACTCCCCCACGCCCGCGGTCGGCCGGAAGCCCATCAGCACGGCCAGCACGATGATTAGGGCGACGCTGACCAGGGTGCGGATCAGGCTGCCCAGCACCTGGCCGCTGAGCACCGAGCCGCGACTGATCGACATGGTGCGGAAGCGGGCGATGATGCCCTCCTGCATGTCCATGCACACCTTGATCGCCACCGCACTGCCGCTGGCGCTGCCGATGGCCATCACGATGATGCCCGGCGTCAGGTAGTCCAGGTAGTTGCCGGTGCGGGCGACCGGGGACATCGCGTTGCCGAAGACGAAGACGAACAACAGCATCATCAGCAGCGGCATCATGATCGAGCTGACCGTCATCAGCGGGTAGCGCTGGGCGTGCCGGAGATCGCGGCGCAGCATGGTGATCGAGTCGCGCGCGGCGTAGGTCAGGGTGCTCATCGGGCCAGTTCCTTGTCAGCCTCGGCCGGGTGGCCGGTGAGGGCGAAGAAGACGTCGTCCAGGTCGGGGGTGTGCACGGTGAGCCGGTCGACCTCGATCGAGTGGCCGTCCAGGCGGTCCAGCACCGCGCGCAGCTCGGTCACGCTGCCGTCGCTGGGGATCTGCAGGGTGCGTTCGTCCGGATCGCCGCTGCCGGCCGGGAAGATCCGCGCGGCCGCGGCCAGCTCCTCGCTGGTGGGGAACTGGAGCCGGACGAAGCCACCGGGGATGCGGCGTTTCAGCTCGTCCGCGGTGCCCTCGGCGACCAGCCTGCCGTGGTCGAGCACGCCGATCCGGTCAGCGAGCTGGTCGGCCTCGTCCAGGTACTGGGTGGTCAGCAGCAGGGTCACGCCCTGGTCGGCGACCAGGTCCCTGATGATCTGCCACATGGTGTGCCTGCTGCGCGGGTCCAGGCCGGTGGTGGGCTCGTCGAGGAAGATCACCCGTGGTGAGCCGACCAGGGTCATGGCCAGGTCCAGGCGCCTGCGCATACCGCCGGAGTAGCCCGCCGCGATCTTGTCCCCGGCCTTGACCAGGTCGAACAGCTCCAGCAACGCGGCGGCGCGGCAACGGCCCGCGGCCGGGGCGAGGTGGTTGAGGTCGGCCATGAGCTGGAGGTTCTCCCGGCCGGTGAGCAGGTTGTCCACCGCGGAGAACTGTCCGGTGACGCCGATCGCGGTGCGCACCTTGGCCGCCTCGGTGACCACGTCGTGCCCGGCCACCCGCAGCCTCCCGCCGTCCGGGCTGATCAGGGTGGACAGGATGCGGACCGCGGTGGTCTTGCCTGCCCCGTTCGGGCCGAGCAGGGCGTAGATGGTGCCCTCGGCGACGTCGAGGTCCAGGCCGTCGAGCACGAGGTGGTCGCCGTAGGACTTGCGCAGACCGGTGGCGGTGATCGCCGACCGGCCGGTCGGGATGCTCATGATGAACCCATTTCGTTTCCGTTTGCGAATGTCGATGGGTGCGCTGAACCGGCGTCGCCAGTGCGGACACGGCGAACTCAGGGCAGCGCGAAGAAACCTGGTTTATCGGCCGTGCTCACGGCCGGGTGCGAAAACCGCCGGTGCGACAGCGGATCAGATGTCGAGGTCCTCGACCGGCGGGTGCTCGGCGGCGCGGGCGATCAGCTTGTACAGCTCCGCCGGGATCTTCTCCCGCAGCTGCTCCACGGTCTCGACCACCTCGAGGGTGGCCTCACCCTCGGCGAAACCCCAGGTCTGGTCGCCGAGGCCGAGGAAGCTGGTCCAGCTCTGGTTCTGGCCCATGCCGATCAGGCCGCGCCAGCCGCCCGCGGTCGAACTCGCCCCGGCCGGGTCGGCCGGCGTCCAGTTCGAGGTCCAGTCCGGCGAGCGGTCCACGTGCAGCGCGAACTTGCCGGTGCGGGAGCGGTAGACGCGGTAGACCTCCATCCGCTGATCGGAGGCCGCACCCCACTCCCCGAGCAGCACCCCGGAGAAGCGCACCTTGCGGCCGACCCCGGGTCCGACCTTGACCACGATCTCGTCGAAGCCCGCGGCCCGGCCCTCTTCGATGTCTACGTACCGCCGCAGGGCGGCCACGATCGCGGCGGACAGACTGCCCCCGGCGAGTGCCTGCGCTCGCTGGAACAGCTCCAGATCCTCACCGGACACGTAGATCGTCTTGTTCGGCACGACTGCATCCTAGCCCCCATCCCCTGGCTTGCTATACGTATGAGTGTACGTAGATGGCGTGGACAGCGCAATGCTCGCGTTGTCCACGCCATTCATGCAGGTGAGTGGGTTGGGAGTGGATCAGGCGAAGGCGTTCACGCCGGTGAGTTCGGCGGAGAGCGTCCACAGCCGGGCGGCCTGGACCGGGTCGATCGCGTAGTCGCGCACGCCCACCCGGGTGCCGTCGGCCGGGGCGGGTCCGGCGATCTCGCAGTCCTCCAGGTAGACCCCGCCGAGGCCGTCCAGCCGGGGCGCGGTCGCGGCCCAGACCTGGGTGGCCGCACCCTGCTCGATGGTCTTGACCGCGCCGATGAAGTTGCCGTCCTCGTCGGTGGCCGGGTGCGCGCGCAGCTCATCCCGGCTGAGGTGGCGGATCAGCGGGGTCTGGATCAGGCCGGGGTGCAGGGCGAAGGCGCGGATGCCGCGGTCCTTGGCCAGGGCGTCCAGGTGGATCGCCAGCAGCGAATTCGCGGTTTTGGACTGGCCGTAGGCGGCCCACTTCTCGTAGCCCTGCTCGAAGTGCGGGTCGTGCCAGCGGATGCCGCTGTAGAAGTGGCCGCGGGAGGAGACCGAGACGATCCGCGCGCCCGGCCGCACCGCCGGCCAGAGCCGGTTGATCAGGGCGAAGTGGCCGAGGTGGTTGGTGGCGAACATGGTCTCCCAGCCGGGGCCGACCGTGGTCTGCGGTGCGGCCATCAGGCCGGCGTTGGTGATCACGATGTCCAGGCCGCGGCCGGTGGCCAGGAAGCGCTCGGCGAAGGCGCGCACGCTGTCGAGGTCGGCGAGATCGACCTCACCGACCTCGACAGCGGGGATCCCGGCCAGCGCCGCCCTGGCGGTGTCCGGACGGCGGGCCGGGACCAGCACCTGGGCGCCGGCCGCGGTCAGGGCCCTGGTGGTTTCCAGTCCGATGCCCGAG contains:
- a CDS encoding SDR family NAD(P)-dependent oxidoreductase, coding for MTTAQHKIGSGFDATSTATEVLAGIDLSGKFALVTGGYSGIGLETTRALTAAGAQVLVPARRPDTARAALAGIPAVEVGEVDLADLDSVRAFAERFLATGRGLDIVITNAGLMAAPQTTVGPGWETMFATNHLGHFALINRLWPAVRPGARIVSVSSRGHFYSGIRWHDPHFEQGYEKWAAYGQSKTANSLLAIHLDALAKDRGIRAFALHPGLIQTPLIRHLSRDELRAHPATDEDGNFIGAVKTIEQGAATQVWAATAPRLDGLGGVYLEDCEIAGPAPADGTRVGVRDYAIDPVQAARLWTLSAELTGVNAFA
- a CDS encoding ABC transporter permease; translated protein: MSTLTYAARDSITMLRRDLRHAQRYPLMTVSSIMMPLLMMLLFVFVFGNAMSPVARTGNYLDYLTPGIIVMAIGSASGSAVAIKVCMDMQEGIIARFRTMSISRGSVLSGQVLGSLIRTLVSVALIIVLAVLMGFRPTAGVGEWLAVLGLVSLVIIAFTWLAVAIGLATKTVGGANTAAFPLQFLPFLSSAFIPTAAMSDGVALVAQYQPFTPIIDTLRGLLTGTPIGTSWIFAIGWCLLLTAIGYFCALRRYNADTSQ
- a CDS encoding ATP-binding cassette domain-containing protein gives rise to the protein MSIPTGRSAITATGLRKSYGDHLVLDGLDLDVAEGTIYALLGPNGAGKTTAVRILSTLISPDGGRLRVAGHDVVTEAAKVRTAIGVTGQFSAVDNLLTGRENLQLMADLNHLAPAAGRCRAAALLELFDLVKAGDKIAAGYSGGMRRRLDLAMTLVGSPRVIFLDEPTTGLDPRSRHTMWQIIRDLVADQGVTLLLTTQYLDEADQLADRIGVLDHGRLVAEGTADELKRRIPGGFVRLQFPTSEELAAAARIFPAGSGDPDERTLQIPSDGSVTELRAVLDRLDGHSIEVDRLTVHTPDLDDVFFALTGHPAEADKELAR
- a CDS encoding EXLDI protein; amino-acid sequence: MPNKTIYVSGEDLELFQRAQALAGGSLSAAIVAALRRYVDIEEGRAAGFDEIVVKVGPGVGRKVRFSGVLLGEWGAASDQRMEVYRVYRSRTGKFALHVDRSPDWTSNWTPADPAGASSTAGGWRGLIGMGQNQSWTSFLGLGDQTWGFAEGEATLEVVETVEQLREKIPAELYKLIARAAEHPPVEDLDI
- a CDS encoding NACHT domain-containing protein, producing MARSEPDRVHNEITTKTASQVTQIGVVHGGQHIHLTVGAPADPLVAAAEDLARAVRAQWRAEEERLRISVPFPLPVRWRRADEVPADHWATIRCLPAGAAAEPLALDGGLDKVVEVYQRVPSGRLVVLGKPGSGKTILTLRFVLDLLAERTGAEAVPVIFSLAAWDPTAITLESWLVSRLRNDYPVLAAGRSAAVELVRDRRVLPVLDGFDEIAHGLHATALAELNATAMPLLLTGRTEQYVAAVANARVLSAAAVVELADLTPADLTDYLSRIARADGGWAAVLHELHDSPRSAAGTELAAVLSTPLMVAMARGVYSDVPGKDPAELLDRGRFGSRAAIETYLIGAFTTAAYQRPPEPGHRRWDPELAERWLGYLAWHLNRLGKPDLQWWQLGGSLRRWIRVLVVGLVSGLATGLMVAVVDTLGSGSVRGLANGLLQGLLTGTAFSVVHWGVLWLAPGALEPARVRMRLRGAAGLPRVQLCRRVRWALVLGLLFGVASACVRQIQTALVLGTFEPFGVLIVDAIVYVPLYGLAAAATALVTAWLETPLDTKAALSPTSLLRTSREHETIRLLVVVPVFLLVMGFGTGALVALIRAPAAEFGIGVLWNLPFALAVGTSTGLSAAFGYVLSATAWGQWLALSRVWLPLTGRLPWSLPAFLADARQRGVLRQAGSAYQFRHARCQDHLAHAYQARRQEVPLGGEVDRA
- a CDS encoding coiled-coil domain-containing protein — protein: MNVEVTREAGICNYPGCSRPIARTGGPGRPSEYCDLPEHTRWRAWRERQRQQQGEEAAESIVTVTKQAGPVTAARLRADELLTQFRTLAGQLNQTLNSAVTELSTLADPSAAEAQMQAVQADAARRIAEAESTALAADSARREAEAARAQAEAAADDAAGAAESAEQEAITALAARDHAEAQAQTATRQATEEVLAARNEAEVLIQGIRRDTAAEIERAREESVAQAEQARRQAAKDVEQAQRDAAASIDQVQRDAAAAVERAQREATNTIAQIKQEAATATQHAERTAQIQITKAEQARTEAITRADRADQSAKDAREELDHTRAELRALRETHTRDLAAAVESARTTAEERLAALDEARAQTLARAERAERQLDQLMAK